Part of the Gadus macrocephalus chromosome 22, ASM3116895v1 genome, TCAACGGAATGAGAGCATTTGTCCACAAGGACAACCCATTaaagtttgtttgttgtttgataGGCTTGTTGTATTTTTACTCCCTGACATACATTGattatgtaaaacataattTCTCAATTTTAAACTAAATCTGTACATTTCAGGGtggataataataaaatataatgtgtAAAATATGGATTCTTtagatataataattattatattataaaattatataataattttAAATGATCATCAAATTAATACAAAATCAATTACAATAGATGGATATAAAATATGAGtcacattcatgtttttttttataaatatgtatagatatttatacacacatacattatgtATGCTATGCATACATAACTGACCGACTcgtcgtctccctccctcccagagctATAATCCCTCCCAGAGGGCCGACGGTAGAAACCGGAAGTACGTCACACAATGTCCAGTTCAGTGTGATTAAAACCGGAATAAACAAAGGGCAGCCGAGCTCAGCTGCTCGCTGTTTTTATAGTCCCAGGTTTCAGGTCGAGGATTGGCTTCGCTCCACCGCGTCGCTGTTTTAAAAAGGGAAACGGACTGGTTTATAATCTGATGTTTCCCTGATGGTCGTTATGATGGCACTGGGACGGTAGTCGGACAACATTGCCCGCCACAACAAATTTTTATCTCGGTAGTCGAttgtttttaatattgatttgaaTTTGAActtatttaattgaattgttTTTAAGTGCATGTCAGAGTATGAAAGGGGTGCACTCAACTGCCACCAACCCGTAGCATGAGCCGGGGATCCGGGCTGCTCTGGGGGTGATTGGAGTGTGCCTGTGGGCAGCGGCAATAGGATTCAAACCGGTCATCATCGTCCATGGATTGTTCGACAGCTCCGGTGATTTTTTAACTTTGAGTCGTTTTATCAACGAGGTAAGACACGAACAGAACCcgcccttgtgtgtgtttgttctcaaATAGAAACACAACTATCCGCCGAACCCCCTGCAATAAGGTGGCCATTGGGGTCTGAAGAGAtgcatggtgtttggatgttacataattttttgtgtttattgagATCCAGGAGACCACGGGCGTTCTGATGAGTGGTTATTTAACAGGTTGTCTCGAGGGCTGTCTCTTGAGGATGTGATCACGGAAAGCTGTGGGGCTGCATGCTCGGAATGGCAGTTTAGCACGTCatgttctttctgtctttcctccACCAAAGTGGTTCATAATTGTGTTATAAACACGCCTTGTGCTCGTATAAATTCTGAACGAATGCATGAGTTGGGTCCGAAACGCAGCAACAACATTTAAAGGTtgccctttatgtttttatatttttaaactGGGACACGATACTGTTGCTGTTGGACTTTGAGCTTTTCGTCTTCACCAAAATGCTTATTGCTTACACaaggcaacaacaacaaatcaaTTAGTCGCCATCGCACCGACCTGCcctacatttatatatttagaCATTTATATGCATGTGATAATTTCCATGACCGCCTGGCTGACTTGTGTCATGAGCTGTGTACTGTCTCAGGGCTGTATCTTATGATGTACTGTACCGAAGGGCTGTTCCTCACAATGTACCTCACGCTGTCTCAGGGGCTGTACCTCATGGTGTACCTCATGATGTACCTCACGATGTTCctcacgctgtgtgtgtgtgtgtgtgtgtgtgtgtgtgtgtgtgtgtgtgtggtgtgtgtgtgtgtgtgtgtgtgtgtgtgtgtgtgtgtgtgtgtgtgtgtgtgtgtgtgtgtgtgtgcagtctcaCCCCGGGACCAATGTGTCGGTCATCGACCTGTTCGACCGGAGCTCCAGCCTGCAGCCGATGTGGAAGCAGGTGGAGGGCTTCAAGGCGGCCATCTACCCCATCATGCAGAACGCCGAAGACGGGGTCAACTTCATCTGCTACTCCCAGGGTGGGTGTCTCACTGTCTGTATCTTTGTGTCTGTCCCCTTAGTTGTGCTCgatctgtctttctcttgctctttgTTTCTGCTTCCTGGCTCTTTCtcgctcactctgtctgtcggtctgtcggtctgtctgtctgcttgtctgtctgtttgtcctcTCTCTACAGCTCTTTCTCTcggtttgtctctgtgtctgtgtgtctctctagagAAAGACGGTAATTGACAGACTGGTTCATTAAAGACATTAAAGACACAAGCGTTGATCGATCGTAACACTTTCCTCTTTTACGCATTTCACAATCCTTGACATTTCACCATGTCACCGACGTGTTAAATCTCCCATTACGACGTCGTCCCTCGATCGACCCCCAATAAAGTCCCACCAATCTTCATAACCATCAGTGTGAACGTACTGCCCATCTCCGAGACAGACGGCTTACCTGcttatccctcccccctctctgtctcaccctgatgatgtcatcacagGGGGACTGATCTGCAGGGGCATCCTGGCCACCCTGCCGGACCACAACGTGCACACCTTCatctccctgtcctccccccaGGCCGGCAGTACGGGGGTGAGTTCACCGCCCTTCACCCTGCGTTCGACTCCCAGGCTAAAGGTTCTGGGATCGATTCTCCGATGTCTGCAGTCTGTTCAGGACTGTAGGCTTCTAAGAGcaagatgacccctgacccctctctgcccctaatctgctcagagagagagagagagagagagagagagagagagagagagagagagagagagagagagagagagagagagagaagagagagagagagagagagagagagagagagagagagagagagagagagagagagagagagagagagagagagagagagagagagagagagagagagagagagagatgagagagagagagagagagagagagagagagagagagagagagagagagagaaattgattTCCGCTGACTGGAAGCAGACATCCAAAAATGCTAATGGCTGAAGATAAAGGAAAGTGAAATACAAAGTCATTACAAATGTTCGCACTACATATGGTTTAGTAAGACAGCCTCACAATCCCAGAGCTTTAAAGTTAAACCATGGACTATAAATAATGCATAACTTCCTGTTCTCGGTCTTCCTCCCAGACACGGAGTACCTGAAGTATCTGTTCCCCCAGTTCATGAAGTCCAACCTCTTCCATCTCTGCTACACCTCGGTGGGCCAGCGCATCTCTATCTGCAACTACTGGAACGGTaggagccccacacacacacacacacacacacacacacacacacacacacacacacacacacacacacacacacacacacacacacacacacacacacacacacacacacacacacacacacacacacacacacacacacacacacactaatcctaaccctagagcaagatgacctctgacctctactgGCTCCTTACACACATGGATCTGATCCCATCGTCTGTCGCTCGGGGTTAGAGCTTCTGCTAAATGACGAAGTAGTaaatagtaatagtagtaaATATTTATACTTTTCTATAATTTCACAGTATATTGTAGTAGCGGCAAAAGTAGGGTTTTAGGCTGCGTCTGTGGTGATTCGTCCCATAACCAAAAACAAACCATGTCTAACCCAACACCTAAACCCACCATCTCTattctaacgtgtgtgtgttcccctttCAGACCCCCCACCACAGGGACATGTATGTGAACAGCAGTGACTACCTGGCGTTGctgaacagcgagagagagaaccccAAATCAGCAGGTCAGCCCGCCTTCACGGTCAAAGATCCTTGCTACCAACCTACGCACATCTGCGTTTACATTTTGGGCATTTAGCTGattttattcaaagcgacttacaatcagTACATTCATCAGAGGAAAGcggaacaacaatatatctctgtcggcacagtaaggatgttcatagaccCAACTGCCAAGCGCTAACAATTGTTAggataacccattccccatatacaacagagatagctgggataagatgctacacaactaagtccTATGActaaatacaacaacaacaagtgcatacattaagtgccaggtcgtaaaacatacattaagtaggagtgggggggggacgggggggggtctatgcatagtctaggtgaactctgaacacgtGAGTTCATGTCTGCATCGAGACGAGGGCCTGtgttacccacaatgcaccagggCTCCACTCTGTATTGTTATCAGGTGTTTACATTGTGCTCTGTTTACCGTCTCCCCTCTGCAGAATGGAAGACTAACTTCCTGAAGATTAAGAAGTTGGTGTTGGTTGGAGGACCCGATGATGGGGTGATCACACCCTGGCAATCCAGGTGAGTCTGCACCTCTCTGCgagtgtgaccccccccccccccctcgcggtCGATGGGTCTGCATCAACACCGCCATCACCGTCGAAACCCTGCAGAAACATTCACGAGGAAGGGGAAGTAGATGCGATGTGCGGGCAGGTTTAATGCTTAAGGTTATCGAACACAGCACTGATAATTGAACGGGTTCTTTAATTCTATGATATACTGCAGAATAACgaataacaaatgttacaaagGTTAGTAATAAAGGCACAGTAACTCTTTCAGTGGGTCTGTTTTCGGTGGAACAGTCAGTGTGTAAGGTATCATGCTATGCCTGGCGGGCACACTGAAATTACAAACCAAACCTGTGTTGTACGAGCAAATAATGCACCCCGTCTGTAACTAAAGTCATTAATTATTCAAACAATGAGTCAATGGGAAAAGCCAAGAGCACTTGAAGTATTCATTTTATAATGATCTGAAACCTGTTGACAAAGCAGACATTCAATGTTTGGAATAACAACGACGGAAAGAGTCGGTGCTGGATGACCTCGTTTCTAAGAAGAGAGTCCAGAGATTGCCttaagaattaaaaaaacaaactgtACATTTTGTAATTTGACAGAGGCGTCCAGCTGCTCACATGACCAACACCCGCATGAAAAACCCCTCTGTCCTTCCAAACGTTTTCCATCAAGGTTTTCTGTGTTATCCGTGTAATAGATTTCCAGTGTGTAACTGATAAAACGGTGCCCTAAATAGACGCATACGCTCACATGACGTGTCTCTCTCGATTTCAGTCAGTTCGGTTTCTATGACGACAACGAGACAGTTGTGGAAATACAACACCAGGAAGTAAGCAGCATTCTTTTCCAAAATATTTGTTTGAAGAGTTTTGGCTTAAATTTATTCAAAAGTGTTGAAATCCATACAAATAAACCCAGGAGCCCCGTTGTCCTAGTGGTCACTGAGGGAATAACGTTGATACACAACCAACCACAAACGTTTGGTTTTAAAGGTCTCGGTAACTGATACTCGGCTTGGGGAACCCCTTGAGTTCATGCAAATAGGAAAGTTGTGTATTATTATGACATGTACATTAGTGTAAGTATTGCAAcatgtttatttgtataaataCTTAGCACAGCTTGTTTAGAAGTGTAAATATCACACCCTGTTTATGAGTATAAATATCACAACATGTTTATGAGTATAAATATCACAACATGTTTATGAGTATAAATATCACAACATGaacattaatataaatattataacatgtatatatgtaatatattaatattacaaCATGAATATGACAACATTTATGTTGGTGGGAATATTACAACATGAGTATCACATCATAAATATTACAAccttaaaatgtatatattagtGCATTACAACATTTCTTCCTAAACTGAGGCCTACCTGTACCGGTCCTGACctgtcctctcttctctcccccctccaggtgtTCCTGCGGGACTCGTTCGGGTTGAAGACCCTGGGGGCGCGCGGAGACCTGGTGATCTGCTCCATGGCCGGGGTGCAGCACGTCTGGTGGCACTCCAACGAGACCGTCTACCAGACCTGCATCGACAAGTGGCTGCAGTAGAACTCCGCCTGggaccacacacatatacacacacacacacacacacacacacacatacatccatacatgcatgcatgcatacatacatacatacatacatacatacatacatacatacatacatacatacatacatacatacatacatacatacatacatacatacatacatacatacatacatacatacacacactatacacagaAGCTATGCTCATTATCCCCTGCCATGGGCCAGGGGAAAGagttttaaatatttatatgaATTAGTTCTCTTTtacatgtggtgtgtgtgtgtgtgtgtgtgtgtgtgtcattgcctgtgtgtttacgtgtgctTGGCCAGCGAccgcaacaacacaacacaacacaacacaactgtGCCTAACTGACATTTTGAGATTCTGTCTCCATGACAACCCGCAATGCCCACCCACCTCGTCGCCGTGGCGATTGTTTTTATGTGCTTTTATTTTCCTATCCAGTAGAAGCAGActtcctgtgttttgtttttttagccTGCAAACCTTttgaagaaaagtgtttttaaaataCTATTTTCGTGGTCAAACGTGTCTCCGATAGTAATTCTGCCTCATGCGTATAAGTCGTGCTTGTGTAGTTTCTCTGCAGTAGAACCATGCCTTAAAGTAGGATCTCCCTCCCCCTCGGGTCTTAATCACCCAGCGGGCATCTTGAGTTGAAAGATTTAAGGTCCCATGTTATGCCACCaggagtgagtgtgattagccgttagaagccgttttgaaaatctgcctcttccgaCATCACATGTGGGTGTGTCCAcgtagatgtatgacggatagatgagcaacatttgctacagtccactgggtaggctggtagactgatctatccaacacacatctaggtggacacgccctctTGTGATGTCACTGAAAAACAGGAAGAGgtagattttcaaacggcttgtaatggctaatgacactcacacctgggggtggGATATGGGACCTTTTAATATTCAGTTCCCTTCACACAGCTAGTGTCTGGAACCAAGATGGTTGCCAGGTGAATGAGGTCTGTCTGATGTGGTTCGTTCAGGCTTGAACGCCTAAGTGCTAAGACTCACTGCCTTTATCGAAGACGGGGGCCGTACAGGAAATGGAAGAGACGTCAAAGGAGTGTAAAAGGAAGTGGTTGGGTTTGTTTACCTCTGCCCTGTCATACTCGTTAACCTCCCCCCGTGACGTTTAGAAATCTCAGGCGTTTTATTAAATGTTTCGTCAGTCCGTCTGTCCGTTTTAGGTTTTTCTGGATCAAAAATTCTGAATGTTAATTGCTCTCGGTTGTATTAtcgttgtgttttttgtttatttcacaGTTACAAAGATTTAGCTTTCAAATGAGGGAAATGTGCTCACCTCCAACGACTTTGTGTTGTACCCGAGGATGATTATTAAATGACGTAGATTTATGAGGGAAGTTTTAAATATTATGGATAATATCGATATTGTGTTTTTTGAGACTGCAGTATtatcatgtgtatgtgttttacaTTGTTATATACTTGGTTTTATGTATGCTTGTTCTGTTAAACAGAAGTGTATTCATGGAGAATTATTGGATATATGCTTTTAAATTATATGTCCGAACAGATAATACAGTCCTAACAATCTTACCGATGTAGAATATTTTGTTGGTGTTCACCACAAATTCCACATGATCCGCAGTATAAGAATAAGTAGCAGTATGAGATCAGTATGAAAAGTGCTTAATTGCCTGAAAAGTTGCACATACATGGAATTATCAGATAGAATTGTCATATGTATCTTTATGCGCAAACCTACCTGACATAAAGGTATTTCTTGTATAACGTGCCCAAATAATTAAGTGTCATTTTTAAAATATCCAATAAAAACGatttaaaaagtattttattttcattatttctttattcattGTTAATAACGCAAATAAAATCACCAATTATGATTCGACCAAAAAGACTACAACTCCCTGTTTCCCGGCTGCCCCGGATGTAATCCATCGAGCCACCGGATATTGCCGCGCGTCGCAAGCAAAAGGCCCTTTTCCGTCTCTGAGAAGTGTGGTACAGAACGGCTGACACAAGTGAGTCTCAAAAATCAGAATTTCTACCCTTAAAACCTCAAATAATGACTTTTAACGACCCACTTCGCGTACCTCTAACCCACTTGCATGCATCGTATGCGTGAATCCGCGTTCGATTTGTGTAATGCTCTTAATTTCGGGTGAAAATGTGTTTTCCGAATGCCACGGACCGgagcgttagcattagcatgtggCTATCCACCGTACATGTGTCCGCTGAGCCACGCGGGTCGCTGCTCACCTCCCGCATCTAGTCTCACCTTCACTGTCCCGTCGTACGTGGTTTTGCGGCTTTCTTGCCTAGTACAAACTGTCTGATTTAAGCTTTGGAGTAAACCTCCATCAGACGTGTGAAGGGTTGTTCGCCTCTAAATGTTTAGCCTTGGAAGCTAACACGGCTAGACCACCGCGGGGCTCAGCTCAGGCCTTGGCCGGTGGTGTGGGGACGTCCGAGGGTTTCTAGTGGTTTTCGTTAAAATTATGTTTGGATCTCTGTTGGTTTAGCTCTTGCATACGTTGGGCCGTTGTCGTTTGAAAGATGGATCACGTATATTAATTTTCCTGGGTGGAGGCGTTGGAATGGCCGAACTAACTACTAGACGTGGTTTAATTTCCCAGGTCGAAACGTGCCTCGTATTTATATTTACCTGTTTCCTCCTAGTGACTACCGAGACGTGGGAGACCGCACCAGCCGTCGCTGAGTCTCCGGAGATCAAGCTATTCGGGAAGTGGAGCACCGACGATGTGCAGATCAACGACATCTCTCTGCAGGTACGGTAGGACTCGATCCCCGGCCGGTAGAACCCGGTGGGAGCCCCGGTAGATTCGGGAAAAGCGAGGCTAGAGTCACGCCTAGACACCTTCCCGTTGTCCTGGTGTGCTAGAGTTTTCGTAGATTGAACGTCTTTGTTTATTCATTGGCTGCAGTCTATAACAGTGACCCAGTCAATCACCAACTCAGACACATTACCTGTCATCTTAGCTGTCATGTACTTATCTCTGAATGTGGAGGTTCTTCATAGAATTTAGTTTTTCTAATCCATCCCCACTCTTGAGCCTAATTCACTGTTTGTACAGCTTTAAGTAACAATGAAAAAATAAGCTTCATACCGTTGCTTATGAAG contains:
- the ppt2b gene encoding LOW QUALITY PROTEIN: lysosomal thioesterase PPT2 (The sequence of the model RefSeq protein was modified relative to this genomic sequence to represent the inferred CDS: inserted 1 base in 1 codon); the encoded protein is MSRGSGLLWXVIGVCLWAAAIGFKPVIIVHGLFDSSGDFLTLSRFINESHPGTNVSVIDLFDRSSSLQPMWKQVEGFKAAIYPIMQNAEDGVNFICYSQGGLICRGILATLPDHNVHTFISLSSPQAGSTGVNTEYLKYLFPQFMKSNLFHLCYTSVGQRISICNYWNTPHHRDMYVNSSDYLALLNSERENPKSAEWKTNFLKIKKLVLVGGPDDGVITPWQSSQFGFYDDNETVVEIQHQEVFLRDSFGLKTLGARGDLVICSMAGVQHVWWHSNETVYQTCIDKWLQ